TTGAGCTGTCAGGGGTAGGCCACGGCCTGTCTCAGAACCATCTGGAACTACTCCGTGCTCCATCCTGTTCTCGCTGTCTTACCAGGAGGTGGCTCCACAGATTTCTGCAGCTACCTCATGTATCCAGTGCTTCTGCCATTCCCAGGATAATAGTATAGTTTGCCAAGGTCACAGAGATTATATCCTCCAAATGTAGCAGAATTCATAAAGATGAGGGAAAACAACATCtgagctcttttatttatttttataagattttttttgaaaggcagagttacagagagaagagggagagagagagagagagagagagagagagagagagagagagagagatcctccatcccactggttcactactcagatgcccacaacaaccgcagctaggccaggctgaaggcaggagcccagaggtttgaatgggtctcccacattgttgcAGGAAGCCAGGTCAGAAGCATAGAGCATTCAGAACTAAAACCAGCACTGCAGTGTGCAATGTGGGTGtctcaggaggcagcttaacccacctcTCTTATATTTCATGCACTGCAGTATGTCCCTTTACCTCACTGATTACAGTTATCATAGCTGACTTAAAATCCCTACCTGCTCTTTCTTGCTCTAGTCATTTCTGTGTTTTATTCCATCTAaatattgaaagataaatttccctttaaaaattagTGAAGCCAGGGAAACCTGCTCTAATTACGTCTCTCCTTTGCTCAACATCCTTCAATGCCTCCCTGCACTGGAGGATAATGTTGAAACCCAGCAAAGTGATCTAAAGGCTGAACTGTCTCCAGCCCACGCCCTTTCAGCTTCCTACCCAGTGCTGCTCTGCACAAGGACTGTGCTCCAGGAGTTTGGTTTGCCCTCAGTTTGCtcattgctcattttttaaatttatttgacaggtagaattatagacagtgagagagagagacagagagaaaggtcttcctccattggttcaccccacaaatggccgctgcagccgatgccgtgccaatctgaagccaggagccaggtgcttctcctggtctcccatgtgggtgcaggagcccaagcacttgggacatcctccactgcactcccgggccacagcagagagctggacaggaagaggagcgaccaggactagaacccggcgcccatatgggatgccagtgccgcaggtggaggattagccatgtgagccatggcgctggcctctcacTGCTCCCTTGAAATGcctattattttttattgctgcTGTTCCTTTCTCCCTACCCAATCTCCCTTGCTTCCTACCTACCCAATCTGAAACCCACTTACTGGAACTCCAGGCCATGGTAAGATCCCCACTGACCACTGCAGAGACGGAAAGGGGCGTGTCCTCCTCTGCTCACTCCATCCCGATTGTCTGAACTACTGTGGGCACATTGCTCACAGagggcttcttttttaaaaaaagaaaaaaaaagcctttccGCGCTACCTGGCAAGGGCTCCATACGGCGTTGTTCTTGATTCCCGGCGTAACTTAAGGGGAAGCTGTCACAATGTCCGGAGCCCTTGATGTCCtgcaaatgaaggaggaggaCGTCCTCAAGTTCCTTGCGGAAGGAACCCACCTAGGTGGCACCAACCTTGACTTCCAGATGGAACAGTACATCTACAAAAGGAAAAGTGATGGCATCTACATCATCAATCTGAagaggacctgggagaagcttctgttgGTGGCTCGTGCTATTGTGGTCATTGAAAACGCTGCTGATGTCAGCGTGATGTCCTCCAGGAAcactggccagagagctatgctgaAGTTTGCTGCTGCCACTGGAGCTACTCCCATTGCTGGCCGCTTCACACCTGGAACCTTCACTAACCAGATCCAGGCAGCCTTCCGGGAACCACGGCTTCTGGTGGTTACTGATCCTCGGGCTGACCACCAGCCTCTCACGGAGGCCTCTTACGTGAACCTGCCTACCATTGTTCTGTGTAACACAGACTCTCCTCTGCGCTACGTGGACATTGCCATCCTGTGCAACAACAAGGGAGCCCACTCTGTGGGTCTGATGTGGTGGATGCTGGCCCAGGAGGTTCTGCGCATGCGTGGTACCATCTCCCGTGAACACCCCTGGGAGGTCATGCCTGATCTCTACTTCTACAGAGATCCtgaagagattgaaaaagaagagcaggcCGCCGCTGAAAAAGCTGTGACCACGGAGGAATTTCAGGGTGAATGGACGGCCCCAGCGCCCGAGTTCACCGCTACTCAGCCTGAGGTGGCTGACTGGTCTGAAGGCGTGCAGGTGCCCTCCGTGCCTATTCAGCAGATGCCCACCGAAGACTGGAGCGCTCAGCCTGCCACTGAAGACTGGTCTGCAGCGCCGACTGCTCAGGCCACCGAGTGGGTGGGAACAACCACTGAGTGGTCTTAAGCTGCTTGTCATGGAAATGAGAAACACCAGTTTctacagtcaaaaaaaaaaaaaaagatttatttgaaagagttgcagagaggtaagggagagagagggagagagagagtcagagagagatgaagaaacagagacagagaggtcttccatgcactggttcacaccccagatggtcacattgactggagctaggccaatccaaagtcaggagacacaagcgtcttcctgtctcccatgcaggtcaagggacccaagcacctgggccatcttctactgctttctcaggccatagcagagagctggacgggcagtggaggagctgggacacaaactggtgcccatatgggatgctggcactgcaggtgaatgcataacctactatgccacaacgcggCCCTGACCTATGTGATTCCTAAGCTTcacttttttaaagtaaacatcTAAAGCTCACATTGGCTTAATGCATCATGAAAAGGAAGAtcccaaaacagaaaaataagcaagaattttttttcatctacCGTCCAAGTTCTGGGTGGAATCAACCATCCTGACAACAAAGTCCTTTGGATATTTTAACAGCTGCACATTTCAAGAGTTATACACTGtaaagataagtgaaaatgaatcttgctgtgaatggaataggagaggaagcgggagatgggagggttacgggtgagagggaagttatgggggagcagaaaagccactgtaatccaaaagctgcagtttggaaatttatatttataaataaaagtttaaaaaaaaacagttatacTCTTTGGGTTCTAAAGAGCaagctgggagaactggatttcaAGCCCCAGTCAAGAGATCCGAGCAGCACAGGTGAGACCACAGGAGGCTGGAATTAAAGATCTTCTGTGGCCTGTAAAAGCTCACTGAAGTCTGTGAAGGGCACACTGCCCAAGGATTTATGCATGTGGCACCTTGGGACACTTGGGGCAGCCACCAGAGAGAACAAACGACAGTATTGAGCTTAAGAGTGGTTCCTGATGGAGTGAAGAAAGAGAGCTGGACTCTTCCCGTCGGCCTTTGGGAGACGTGTGGAAAGTCATTGACCATCAAACATGGCTGCCAAAAGCTCACCACAGCTGGGGTCAAGTGTGGCCTGCAGCAGAGGCCAAGGATGGACAGCCCACACCAGGTGCCAACTGCAAGGAAGCTGTCCcaagtcaagagagagagagagcatgctccaATCATGGCGGAGTCCCTGAGGCAGAGTGCACAGAGCAGTTCTCTCAGCCAGGAACATTGTGGGTAGAGGTTGTAGGCAGAGCAGCCAACACCAGGCTCAGCCGGGCAAGCTACACATTAGTGAAGATAGGACAGAGGGTGAGCTCTGGGCAGAGACCCAGTCCTTAGGCTATGGCCATGGCCGAGTCTTCAGAGGAACTAGATGGGCCTCACATGGAGAAAAAGGAGacaaaagaaaaacccaaaagaTGATATGAGTTACTCAACATTCGTCAGATTAAGTTTTCCAATCCAGGAGAAAACAGTGACTCGTAAGccatatattataataaatattgcataattctttttttaaagatttatttatttattcacttgaaagtcagagctatacagaaagaggagagagagatagagaagacttccacccgctggttcactccccaattggtcgcaacagctgcagttgtgccaatccgaagccaggagccaggagcgtcttccaggtcttccacgcgggtgcaggggcccaaggacttgggccatcctgtactgctttccaaggtcatagcagagagctaatcggaagtgaagcagctgggactcgaaccggcacccataaggtatgctggcactgcaggcggcggctttacctgctatgccaccatgccagccatgcataattctttataaaatatatgctGATAAATAAAAGTAACATACAGTATAAATGGACACACTATGTGTTCGTATGTATTTGTACACCTCCCTTCCCATGGACTTGACACCGCCTTCATGATATGTGAGGTATATTCACATGGACGATGGAAACAGACATCGTTTCTAAACAGCTGGTTTCCATTCACCCATGGCCGAAGATGCTTCCATGTCCGCATTGGCTGGGCCTTGCACTTTGTATTCAGATCCCGTGTTCCCCTGAAGCATCCTCCCTGGAAGCCGCCCCTCCCCTTCTTTCACTCCTTTAAGTATCGTCACGAACAAGGGCGCATCTCTCCTGCGTTCCTCAGCAGCTGGGATCTAGTACCTCCGACAGGCTGCGGTGCACCTAACCAGCTCTTGCTGAAACCCAGAGCCCTCTCTGTACACCTCCCGATTCTACATTCAGGGCCGCGAGTTGGCACCTTGAAATTAGCCATGGGAAGACTGTTTACACCACAGGAATCAGCAGATGCTACAAATCTGGACCCTTGTTTTCAGAGAGCACCAGGGATGAGACAGTCCCTGAAGGGCCCCCTAGGCCTAGGAGTCCTCAACAGGAATAACTACACGATCACAGATGGATTGCAGGCCCCCCATGAATGGCACTGTGATCTAGACCTTAGTTTTACTGCATCCATGACTCCATACAAATGTAGCTTGAAAATATGTACCCTAGGAGTTCTGAGTGTaaccctcctttctctctctttctccttaatAGGTAAGATTCCTGGTGGCTGCTAAAATAGATATTATCTGTATTAAAATCAGGTGGAAAAGAAAAGCATATCTTTGGCCTAGAAGAATGGGACACTTTGGATTGTGAAGGGAGAATAAATAACATTTGTGTCAGTCTCTGCCCCAGGAGATCCTGCGTTATGAACTATAACTACCCGAACAAACAGTACCTCTCCTCCTGGGAGAAGTGCCTCTTGTTCTGCAGTTCCCAGGACAAACGCTACAAAGCCAATTAGCAACACTGCCTGCATCAGATTTAAACCCTATTTATTCCTCCTGAAAAGCCTAGCTAGGCCTCAGATTCACCCACAgagacttactttcttttttctcttttttaatactttttaatttatttgaaagtcacagttacacagaggagagaaaggtcttccatccagtgtttcactcccccaaatgagctgagccaatttgaagccaggagccaggagcatcttctgagcctcccaagtgggttaagggcccaaggacttgggctatcttctatgaCTGTACCAGGACATGCAGAgggctggatccgaagtggagcagctgggcctcaaaccaggacccatatgggatgccagcacttcaggtggtggctttacccactacatacAGTGCTGGCCAGAGACTTATTTTCTAGAACACAAAGCCACCAAAGACAGCCTCCACCACAGGCCTGTCCCCAGGTGGCATTCAAAGCACGGCCATGTGGAGGATTCTGCTACTGTGGTCTCTGGGTCTTTGCTATTTCAAGGGTTCCTCACTGGTAACAGCTCGCTTTGAGACAGCTCCTTCAAACAGCCCTGCTCCCCTTAACCAGCCTCCTCTGGACTATGCACATCCCCCAAATCTATCTCTAGAGTCTTAGGCCAGTAGACACAGAAAGCATGTCAAGAACAGTTGACTCCCATCTTCCTCTTACATGGAAAGTTGCTCACTTACCTGAAATAACAACGAATAGCTGGCAAAGGTAGAACTAGCACTTAGGACAGCTAAGGCCCAGGCCAAGGTCCTTTCTATGGAAATTCTACTCttttctctcccactgtctcccTTAAAGATGGAAGGGAGAGGTGGAACCCTTGGAAGAGGGAAGGTAGATTCTTTATGACCTGTGCAACTGTCCCAGGCTTCAGAGATCCCTAAATTCTGAGTATCAAGGCTGCCCCAAGTGCTGAATTGAGAGACAGGGATTTCACAGAAGTTAACTTGTGGTGCAGCCGTTCTTTCTCAGTAATTGATTGACTCCATTAAGAACTTTCTGATGCATCCCTCAAATTATATTCTAGTACCTCCTTTTAGAAATGATTCATAGACAAATAAATGGGAAACCTAAGATCATTCACCTAGTAGGATAAGTCTCCAAAAGGACCTACCAAGATGCGGGTCACAATGAAGAAAGCAGAatcctctgaaaaaaaaaatcaaatgatttctTGATGTGAAGAGTAAACACTGTCCTCTTTCTAGCCAGTTTGGATCGTACCCCCAGCATTTAATTCTCTGTGGGGGCTTCATATATGAGAAACACTTTCATTCAATAGTTTCAAGAGATCCTAGGGCCCAGACACCAGGCAGCTGCTATAAGACCTTCACATAATCTAATTACATTCTTCCAGGAGTTGGAGCCTCCAAAAGCTCTCTTAATTTCTACTGCTGTGCACAGAATGGAACTTGAGCTCTCTGTCACCGTCTAATGGCAGCTTGGGATGTTCCGGCTCCCACCACCATCACCTCTATCTTCTTTCCACATCTTCCCACATCATGTCTGACCCCACATGGATGTGAGCTCCTAACTAGCAGTGCTTTGGAACACAAAGGATTTCCATATAGCATTATTTTGAAGTTATCTTGCCTAGAGTTTTGGACTTATCAATCTGGTTACTTTactgatggggtggggggagtggtcaaataaattcaaaaaccACACAACTGCTGCCACATTTCCAAATCCTCTAGAAATCTCCTTATGTGCTCAATTTTCTATGGGCATTATTTGAAGCATTCTATGGATACCTCTGTCTATATTAGAGCATTTGATTTCATCTCTGGTGTGGTAAAAAGGTGGATTGCTCACTACAGAGTCATGTTCCCTTCCTATAACATAGATCTGTTGACAAATACAGCTTCCCACCTCTCCTGCCTTTAGATGGGGTTGTGGAACAACTTCTAACCAGAAAAATGTGAGTAAAAATATCTGTGTCTTATTATGGGTCTTAGTGACTGAGTGTGAGGGCCTGAACCCAAAGGCACTCTTCCCTTTTGGCAGGAACCTTGTGAGGCTTGAATTGAAGATGGAAGCATCATAAAATGAAAGGAACATGGATCCCTGGATGAGTCAGGGGCCAGCAGGAAATAGCTGGCATATGCAAAGGAGAGGGAAGGCAAAGAAGGGACTACTGACACGAACAGGCAATGTTAGGCATCTAAGAAAGGCTGATGGAAACTGGTGGCTAGGAAGAGTGCAAAGTTGATATCACAACCAGGTATAAAAGTAGAAAGGACCAGATCAGCATACGTGTCCCCCAGGAAGAGCTGTTGCCATGGGAGAGAGGCCATGGATGGAGGAATGAGCCATGGCTGCAACAACAAAGACTGTGTCTTCTCCTCAtgcttccagtctcccatgggttTCTCCCATTGGCAAAATCTACTAGAAGCCATAGACAAGGGAGTCCATGGGATGCAGTCCATAGAAGTCATGGCATGGAGTggggaaagaagaaaatgggCAAGTAGAGTATATCCAGCAGCATTCCTGAGACCCTGCCTGGAGGAAGCCAGCAAGTGTCCTTTTACTGTTGATCTGTTGAACCACAGACATTTAGGAGTTGATGGTTCAAAGAGTTAACCTACCCTAATATAGCTAGTCTCTTCAGATTTTCACATTGCACCTCTCATGTCCAAACtgattttccaaaaatatcaGGGGAGATAAATATCcatctttcaaatatgtaaataagtgAATTTCCAAAGatcatttacataatttttacataaattgttaataattctatgttaagatAATAAATACTTTCCAAGAAAGTGGGAAGGACTTGTGGGTAAGGGGAGGGTCAAGAAAATATTTATCCTTTCTTCCTCAAAAATGCAAATTTGAGGGTGGACATTTGACCTGCTGGTttagatgctgcttgagatgtctATATCTTATATGCAAGTGTCTgggctcaagttccagctctgcttctgagtgcACTTTCTTCCTAAAAGATACCCTAAGAGGCCATTAATAGATCCTGGcttgggctggtccagccctgtcgaagaatggttgttgtaggcattttgtaGTGAACCAGTAAACAcaagttctttctctgtcactgtctctctgtctttcaacttaaaaaaaaaaaaatttaatctttatATATGTGGGAGAAAGCACTATGTGAAAATGGCCAAATGAATACTATGGAAATAGTCTTCTCAAGAGTTCTCATTCCCATTTCAactcatctattttcttttcagttCCACTGCTGATGTGCCTGTGGCTCTAGCTGGCCCCTCTCTCCTGGAGACAACAAAAGACACTCCCAGTGTTCCCAACCCCTGCTGTGCTCCAGTTCTCAAGACTTTTCTCCTTATCTTCCATTGAAACATTGCCGCTGGGCCTTACTAGGTGAGAGGTTAGCTATTTTGAAAACTTTATTCAGCCATCCATATAACAAGATAGCATCAGTTTTGTGCAAGGTGTATTTCAGGTGATAAGGCTACAAAGATAGAGATTAGACTGACAGATgataaatgatgatgatgatgatgatgatggtagaTAGATGCATAGAtaccttaaaataaattatagtgaTACAGACAGGATGTGAAAGCAGaataaagcagaaaatggccagtgtCATACAAAGGGCtctacaatattttattttttacaaatggaAGGAAGTTGATATTTACAATGCTCAAAGCACTAGGCTAGGTATGATACATGCATTCACCCTTCTTTCATGTGGCTAATACCTTCTTTTTGTTCTGAAATCTGTTCAAGTGTCACCTCACTAGGTAAAATTTCCTTAACCCCAACATACTCTGTCCCCCTATATGCTACCATAATCACAGCTTTATTGCATCACAGGGTAATTGTTGGTTTATTATCTGTCACCCCTAAAGTTGACAAGGGCCTGCAGATCAGGATAATGCCTTGTCTTTGTACATCTTCTTTACCTAACTCAGAATCTGATGCATACaaaggtggatggatggatggacaagtGGATGGAATGCTATTAGAACATTGGATGTAAAACAGAACAGTGTGGGCAACATGGAATCAAGAACATAGGAGGTAGGATCCCAAGGTTGTAGAAATTCAGTTGGTTGCATTAAAAGAATGTGGACAGGAAGATGGCAGGTGACAAATGTTGAAAGGGAAGGTAGAACAATGTGGAAGGATTTGAATGTCAAATTAAGGCAGCTAGACCCATGCTATGTAGAGTGGAGGGAGAGCCACTGGGAGTTGATAAGCTGGGAAAAGATGAAATCAGAGCTGTGTTTTCAGATTAATCTAGTGGGTATAGTGTTAtgttacagtgggttaagccacaatcaaagatgctgacatcccatggaAACACTGGTTTAAGTttttgctgttccacttctaatccagctccctactataatgtgcctaggaaggcagcagaagacggtagCAGTACTctgtcccctgccacctacatgggagatccaaatggaattccaggctcctggttttggcctggctcagtcccagccactgcagccatttgtggagtgatccagttgatgggaattctctctctttctgtttttccctctctgtctacaattttgcttttcaaatata
Above is a genomic segment from Lepus europaeus isolate LE1 chromosome 2, mLepTim1.pri, whole genome shotgun sequence containing:
- the LOC133749206 gene encoding small ribosomal subunit protein uS2-like, with the translated sequence MSGALDVLQMKEEDVLKFLAEGTHLGGTNLDFQMEQYIYKRKSDGIYIINLKRTWEKLLLVARAIVVIENAADVSVMSSRNTGQRAMLKFAAATGATPIAGRFTPGTFTNQIQAAFREPRLLVVTDPRADHQPLTEASYVNLPTIVLCNTDSPLRYVDIAILCNNKGAHSVGLMWWMLAQEVLRMRGTISREHPWEVMPDLYFYRDPEEIEKEEQAAAEKAVTTEEFQGEWTAPAPEFTATQPEVADWSEGVQVPSVPIQQMPTEDWSAQPATEDWSAAPTAQATEWVGTTTEWS